The following proteins come from a genomic window of Gimesia chilikensis:
- the ftsH gene encoding ATP-dependent zinc metalloprotease FtsH → MPNLDPKQSNRRERPTPPERNPKGDGRRPEPKGPKSNALWYLVVGGLILFITLSVVSNNKRGEKIKFGDFVKGLDDGKYNKTNVHELKFGTDYIVFQDQPKQEGSEKGTLANTTKNYYIPVWGIPQEARAQLQTKLENKSIIVDSESRPSEWESLIAVLFFPVVLLIFVIYLFRRMGGAGSPMSFGRSRGRMYAQDDIEVTFNDVAGIEEAVEELREVVEFLKTPAKYQALGGRIPKGVLLVGPPGTGKTMLAKAVAGEAGVPFYGLSGSDFVEMFVGVGAARVRDMFQQAAQRSPAIIFIDELDALGKTRGSGMPGGHDEREQTLNALLVEMDGFGSDQSVIVMGATNRPETLDPALMRPGRFDRHVLVDRPDVRGREAILKVHSAKVKMDESVNLQHIAKITPGFVGADLANLINEAALLAARNNKEAVTMRECEEGVERVVAGLEKSTRLIHEDEKNRVAYHECGHALVACSLPNVDPVHKISIVPRGLGALGYTLQRPEEEKQLVTQSELENRICVLLGGIAAEEIIYQETSTGAQNDLQRATDLARRMVTEFGMSAKLGRVHYSETRRSPFLGDTSSGSESIHSENTLREIDLEIRRIIDQCAKIAYEVLDERRELLEHLTQELLECEVMDMDQLQSILKQHQRGPQIKPGTFVDNSAENKTAEKDKEEPASDNDQSTDGTGT, encoded by the coding sequence ATGCCCAACTTGGATCCGAAACAGTCGAACCGCAGAGAACGTCCCACTCCCCCTGAACGCAATCCCAAAGGCGATGGCCGTCGCCCCGAACCCAAAGGTCCCAAAAGTAATGCACTCTGGTATCTCGTGGTCGGCGGGCTGATCCTGTTCATCACTCTCTCGGTGGTCTCTAATAATAAGCGTGGCGAAAAAATCAAGTTCGGCGATTTCGTCAAAGGACTGGATGACGGCAAATACAACAAAACCAACGTCCATGAGTTGAAGTTCGGCACTGACTACATCGTGTTCCAGGATCAGCCGAAACAGGAAGGCTCCGAAAAAGGAACACTCGCCAACACAACTAAAAATTATTACATCCCGGTCTGGGGGATTCCGCAGGAAGCCCGCGCACAACTGCAGACCAAGCTCGAAAATAAAAGCATTATCGTCGACTCTGAGAGTCGGCCTTCCGAGTGGGAATCGCTGATTGCGGTGCTCTTCTTTCCGGTCGTTCTGCTCATCTTCGTCATCTATCTCTTCCGGCGGATGGGCGGCGCAGGGTCGCCGATGTCCTTCGGACGCAGTCGCGGACGGATGTACGCTCAGGATGATATCGAAGTCACTTTCAACGATGTAGCCGGGATCGAAGAAGCAGTCGAAGAACTTCGCGAGGTCGTCGAATTCCTGAAAACACCGGCCAAGTATCAGGCTCTGGGAGGCCGGATCCCTAAAGGGGTGCTGCTTGTCGGACCTCCGGGAACCGGTAAAACCATGCTCGCCAAAGCCGTTGCCGGCGAAGCGGGAGTTCCCTTCTACGGACTTTCCGGGTCCGACTTCGTCGAAATGTTTGTCGGCGTCGGTGCCGCCCGCGTGCGGGATATGTTCCAGCAGGCAGCCCAGCGCTCACCAGCCATTATCTTTATCGATGAACTCGATGCCCTGGGTAAAACGCGTGGCAGCGGCATGCCCGGCGGTCATGATGAACGCGAACAGACACTCAACGCCCTGCTCGTTGAAATGGATGGGTTCGGCTCCGATCAAAGTGTGATCGTCATGGGGGCCACCAACCGTCCCGAAACTCTGGACCCCGCCTTGATGCGTCCCGGTCGTTTTGACCGACACGTCCTGGTTGACCGTCCCGATGTTCGCGGCCGCGAAGCCATCCTCAAAGTCCACAGTGCCAAAGTCAAAATGGACGAGTCCGTCAACCTGCAGCACATCGCCAAAATTACCCCCGGCTTCGTCGGTGCGGATCTGGCCAATCTGATCAATGAAGCTGCCCTGCTCGCTGCCCGTAATAACAAAGAAGCAGTGACAATGCGGGAATGCGAAGAAGGCGTAGAACGCGTGGTCGCCGGCCTGGAAAAATCAACCCGCCTGATTCACGAAGACGAAAAGAACCGGGTCGCTTACCACGAATGTGGTCATGCCCTGGTAGCCTGTTCGCTGCCCAACGTGGATCCGGTACATAAAATATCGATCGTACCCCGTGGTCTTGGTGCCCTCGGTTATACATTGCAACGACCCGAAGAAGAAAAACAGCTGGTCACCCAGAGCGAACTGGAAAACCGTATCTGCGTGCTCCTCGGAGGCATCGCTGCCGAAGAAATTATCTACCAGGAAACATCCACCGGTGCTCAAAACGACCTGCAGCGGGCAACCGACCTCGCCCGCCGTATGGTGACGGAGTTTGGTATGAGTGCCAAACTGGGCCGCGTACATTACAGCGAAACCCGTCGGTCGCCCTTCCTCGGGGATACCTCCTCAGGTTCGGAAAGCATTCACAGTGAAAACACGCTCCGGGAAATCGATCTTGAAATCAGGCGGATCATCGATCAATGCGCGAAGATCGCTTACGAGGTTCTGGATGAACGCCGGGAGCTGCTCGAGCACCTGACCCAGGAACTGCTTGAATGCGAAGTCATGGACATGGACCAGCTCCAGTCGATTCTCAAGCAGCATCAGCGCGGCCCGCAGATCAAACCGGGAACGTTCGTTGATAACAGTGCAGAAAATAAAACTGCCGAAAAAGACAAGGAAGAGCCTGCCTCAGACAACGATCAGTCAACTGATGGAACCGGTACATGA
- the rseP gene encoding RIP metalloprotease RseP, giving the protein MLTSLLIGATLLGKVTNIAMVAIGLGLVIFFHELGHFAVAKWCDVKVERFSIGFGPIIKSFKHGETEYALSWIPFGGYVKMLGQDDVDPSQLTSEEIALDPRSYSAKPVYQRMGIISAGVIMNIITGMLFFAFAFRLGVASTPCVVGAAIPGMPAWEAGIQPGDVITKINGEKTNSFMDIIRSSAFSDGDIKMEGIHPNGEKFEVDITPDRTGTRPQIGLLQSQSLQIPVYEDPGMSVTAKGTAASKAEPAYQPGDTFVTIDGKPVENYAQLQRLFAARSSETLKTGVTRKGASESEVVEITVGNNPFHTLGLWMDIGPIESIQKGSPADRAGLKAGDKITHIDGQDVGKVINPLRLPNYFSSRAGETVPIVVSRAQDGAQPAEVNLNVVPLDNPAWLEHPIFSNTPLSVGSLGIAFHVIPTTLKVEEGSPAHKAGIEADAHIKKIRIMPPEGEPLSEWQGLEEVSYEFDDKNMNWANAFWEMQVRPGWPVELTYSHKGQIKQAKLTPWVNPNQEEGQQWSLPVRGIKLQTLRETQQAQSMGQALGMGVQYTTNSAKDIYLTLRSLFTGRVSPLELSGPVTIAKVAYEVSNDGYSQLLLFLGFLSVNLAVLNFLPIPVLDGGHMVFLCWEGITRKRPNEQVLAAATYVGMIFVLGLMIFVLYLDIFL; this is encoded by the coding sequence ATGTTGACCAGTCTGTTAATTGGAGCAACTTTACTCGGCAAAGTGACCAACATTGCCATGGTGGCCATCGGTCTGGGGCTGGTCATTTTCTTTCACGAACTGGGCCACTTCGCGGTCGCCAAGTGGTGTGATGTGAAAGTGGAGCGGTTCAGTATCGGCTTTGGTCCGATCATCAAAAGTTTCAAACACGGGGAAACCGAATACGCGCTGTCGTGGATTCCCTTTGGTGGTTACGTGAAGATGCTGGGACAGGACGATGTCGATCCCAGCCAGTTAACGAGCGAGGAGATCGCCCTCGATCCGCGCTCCTATTCCGCCAAACCAGTTTACCAGCGAATGGGCATTATCTCTGCCGGCGTGATTATGAATATCATTACCGGGATGCTGTTCTTTGCCTTCGCGTTTCGCCTCGGCGTCGCTTCGACTCCCTGCGTGGTCGGTGCTGCCATACCAGGCATGCCTGCGTGGGAAGCCGGGATTCAACCGGGCGACGTGATTACGAAAATCAACGGTGAAAAAACCAATTCCTTCATGGATATCATCCGCAGCAGTGCCTTCAGCGATGGTGATATCAAGATGGAAGGGATCCACCCGAATGGAGAGAAGTTCGAAGTGGATATCACGCCGGACCGGACGGGGACCCGTCCCCAGATTGGTCTGCTGCAGTCACAGAGTCTACAGATTCCTGTCTATGAAGATCCTGGCATGAGCGTCACTGCGAAGGGAACCGCTGCGTCAAAAGCAGAACCCGCTTACCAGCCGGGAGACACGTTTGTGACTATCGACGGTAAACCGGTCGAAAACTATGCCCAGCTGCAACGGCTGTTTGCCGCCCGCAGTTCAGAAACACTGAAAACGGGCGTGACACGCAAGGGTGCTTCCGAGTCTGAAGTTGTGGAGATCACGGTCGGTAACAACCCGTTCCACACCCTGGGACTCTGGATGGATATCGGGCCGATCGAGTCGATTCAGAAAGGCTCACCCGCCGATCGTGCCGGTTTGAAAGCCGGTGACAAGATAACTCATATCGATGGTCAGGATGTCGGCAAGGTGATCAATCCGCTGCGTCTGCCCAACTATTTTTCTTCGCGTGCCGGCGAGACCGTCCCGATTGTTGTGAGCCGTGCCCAGGATGGGGCGCAGCCGGCTGAGGTCAATCTGAACGTGGTGCCTCTGGACAATCCTGCCTGGCTGGAACATCCAATTTTTTCCAATACCCCCCTGTCGGTGGGCTCACTGGGAATCGCCTTCCACGTGATTCCGACCACTCTCAAGGTCGAAGAAGGCAGCCCGGCACACAAAGCAGGCATTGAAGCTGATGCCCACATTAAAAAAATCAGAATCATGCCTCCGGAAGGTGAACCGTTGAGTGAATGGCAGGGTCTGGAAGAAGTCAGCTACGAGTTTGACGACAAGAACATGAACTGGGCGAATGCGTTCTGGGAAATGCAGGTAAGACCAGGCTGGCCCGTTGAATTGACCTACAGTCATAAAGGACAAATCAAACAGGCCAAGCTGACTCCCTGGGTCAATCCGAATCAGGAAGAGGGCCAGCAATGGTCCCTGCCGGTCCGGGGAATCAAGCTGCAGACGCTGCGGGAAACTCAGCAGGCACAAAGCATGGGTCAGGCGCTGGGAATGGGTGTGCAATACACGACGAATTCCGCCAAGGACATTTACCTCACCCTGCGCAGTCTGTTTACCGGTCGCGTGTCTCCGCTGGAACTGAGCGGCCCGGTCACCATCGCCAAGGTGGCGTATGAAGTTTCAAACGACGGCTATTCGCAGTTGCTGCTGTTCCTCGGTTTTCTGAGCGTCAACCTGGCAGTGCTGAACTTCCTGCCGATCCCGGTTCTGGATGGCGGGCACATGGTCTTTTTGTGCTGGGAAGGCATCACCCGCAAACGTCCCAACGAGCAGGTTCTGGCTGCAGCAACCTACGTTGGCATGATCTTTGTGCTGGGGCTGATGATCTTCGTCCTCTATCTGGATATTTTCCTGTAA
- a CDS encoding 1-deoxy-D-xylulose-5-phosphate reductoisomerase → MKQIAVLGSTGSIGTSTLDVIAAHAEEMQLTAITAHSSWQQLAEQAQQFRPRWAVVSNSDLKSAVDLSAFPQETEVLFGDEQIERVAAADEIDTVICGIVGAAGLKGAWAAIESGKTIGIANKETLVVAGPLIMDLAERSGATLLPVDSEHSAIYQALQAGSASEVKRVILTASGGPFRGASPADLEDVTPEKALAHPTWDMGPKITIDSATMMNKALELIEAKWLFQLTVDQISVVVHPQSIVHSMVEFVDGSVIAQLSPPDMRLPIQYALTYPVRMEGLNPPMDWSRAFELSFEPPDLEAFPALRLGIEVAEQGGTCGAVLNAANEAAVERFLTGDLRFSDIATSCEQVLKSHQYEPHPSLDKLFELDHWAREEIKRWKSC, encoded by the coding sequence ATGAAGCAAATAGCCGTTCTCGGGTCTACGGGGTCCATTGGCACGAGTACACTGGATGTGATTGCCGCCCATGCAGAAGAGATGCAGTTGACGGCTATCACTGCGCACAGCAGCTGGCAACAGCTGGCGGAACAGGCTCAGCAGTTCCGCCCGCGCTGGGCTGTAGTGAGCAATTCCGACCTGAAATCTGCCGTTGATCTGAGTGCTTTTCCTCAGGAAACCGAAGTCCTGTTCGGCGATGAGCAAATCGAGCGGGTCGCTGCAGCAGATGAGATCGACACTGTGATTTGTGGCATTGTCGGAGCGGCAGGACTGAAGGGTGCCTGGGCAGCGATTGAGTCCGGCAAGACGATTGGTATCGCGAACAAAGAGACATTAGTCGTTGCTGGGCCACTAATTATGGATCTGGCAGAGCGGAGCGGGGCAACCCTGCTGCCCGTCGACAGTGAACACAGTGCCATCTACCAGGCGCTACAGGCGGGATCGGCATCCGAAGTGAAACGGGTCATCCTGACCGCCAGTGGAGGTCCGTTTCGGGGAGCGAGTCCCGCGGACCTGGAAGACGTCACCCCGGAGAAAGCCCTGGCACATCCGACCTGGGACATGGGACCAAAAATTACCATCGATTCTGCCACGATGATGAATAAAGCACTGGAGCTGATTGAAGCCAAATGGCTGTTTCAGCTGACCGTGGATCAGATTTCCGTGGTTGTGCATCCCCAGTCGATTGTGCATTCGATGGTGGAATTTGTGGACGGATCTGTCATTGCCCAGCTTTCGCCTCCCGATATGAGGCTTCCCATTCAGTACGCACTTACGTATCCTGTTAGGATGGAAGGTCTGAACCCTCCAATGGACTGGAGCCGTGCTTTTGAACTCAGCTTTGAGCCACCTGATCTGGAAGCATTTCCCGCCTTGCGACTGGGAATTGAAGTCGCGGAGCAGGGGGGAACATGCGGTGCCGTCCTGAATGCAGCTAACGAAGCAGCCGTAGAACGTTTTTTAACGGGTGATTTGCGTTTCAGTGATATCGCGACCTCCTGTGAACAAGTATTAAAATCACATCAATACGAACCCCACCCCAGTCTGGATAAACTGTTTGAACTGGATCACTGGGCCCGTGAGGAGATTAAAAGGTGGAAGTCATGTTGA